Proteins from a genomic interval of Flammeovirgaceae bacterium SG7u.111:
- a CDS encoding NAD(P)-dependent alcohol dehydrogenase, giving the protein MKAFTKHTYGGPEVLHLEEVDKPTVKDDHILVRVEANSANPADWHTLRGKPMLARLAFGLLKPKDPILGADFAGIVEETGNKVTSFTVGDRVFGEYLKGGAFAQYVSAPAAVSAKMPKNASFAEMASVPIAGTTALQGLITHGKLKERESVLINGSSGGVGHFAVQIAKAYGAQVTAVCSSKNREFVKSLGADHVLAYDEEDIHQHAGKYNLILDNHGNLTLADYKRMGDRGVTVGFTTMGHMFSLLSKAALSKFDLAQFTAAANTKDLDTLASLIQQKKVQVHIEKTYPHSSIPEAIGYIEAMRTKGKVAMVWENN; this is encoded by the coding sequence AGTAGATAAGCCTACTGTAAAAGATGACCACATTTTAGTTAGAGTAGAAGCTAACTCCGCCAATCCTGCGGACTGGCATACCCTCAGGGGTAAGCCCATGTTGGCACGGCTTGCTTTCGGCTTGCTCAAGCCCAAAGACCCAATTTTGGGAGCTGACTTTGCTGGAATAGTAGAAGAAACAGGCAACAAGGTAACAAGCTTTACCGTGGGAGATCGGGTGTTTGGTGAATACCTAAAAGGGGGGGCTTTTGCCCAATATGTATCTGCCCCAGCAGCAGTCAGTGCGAAGATGCCCAAAAACGCAAGCTTTGCCGAAATGGCAAGTGTACCCATTGCCGGAACAACTGCATTACAAGGGCTTATCACGCATGGAAAGCTCAAAGAAAGGGAATCAGTTCTCATCAATGGTTCTTCGGGAGGTGTCGGTCATTTTGCCGTGCAGATAGCCAAAGCCTATGGTGCTCAGGTTACTGCCGTATGCTCTAGCAAAAACAGGGAGTTTGTAAAAAGCTTAGGAGCTGACCATGTACTAGCCTATGACGAAGAAGATATTCACCAGCATGCTGGGAAATATAATCTTATATTGGACAACCACGGAAACCTCACGCTGGCTGATTATAAACGAATGGGTGACCGAGGGGTTACCGTTGGTTTCACCACTATGGGACACATGTTTTCTCTGCTTTCAAAGGCTGCCCTCAGTAAATTTGACCTTGCCCAATTTACAGCTGCCGCCAATACCAAAGACCTTGATACATTAGCTTCATTGATTCAGCAGAAGAAGGTTCAGGTGCATATAGAAAAGACCTATCCCCATAGCAGTATTCCCGAAGCCATAGGCTATATAGAAGCCATGCGTACCAAAGGCAAAGTAGCCATGGTGTGGGAGAATAATTAG
- a CDS encoding AsmA-like C-terminal region-containing protein, with protein sequence MKEDFSLKRILLYVFLVSTVMGVALFSFAYKYKNQIAGKIIEEFGENTGLAIKLGRSSISVFKTYPNVTLELSNILVKSRTHGDTLANLDKIILSFDYEDIKAGNYDVKYVLVDGGYARLLRRDDGTANYRVNVRKNLKDTTSLNLNLQEISIKNTAVVYTNKLNNTNYEGLARDIRMKLGYNKEIMSLDIDGNVFLHEATLDSNTFLRDKSVTLNGKLTYDILLNELAINPSQVKLEGTSMEMEGFLDFANDKNLDLDIRSEETVFKNLLALAPSDNSSQLGNYSAKGMVFVNAKLKGKISKGKNPNVTIDFGCVNTTIRRIDKNVSMDSLNLIGHYSNGSEQSLATSELTITGMNFRMGNQLVDGFFKMKNFDEPSFETKLKGEVDVERLLSFAAPAKIHRASGSVVLDVDIRGEIRDIAKAKDQKNGFYAKGFIRFKGVDLGLKSYKPVLENLRGTTYFKNDWVNFSSLKAKVGESELVFSGKLKQKNRGGLFSGNSTFEGRLVSKELHVSELMGTDGEMAKKALWDVDCDFKWDIFPTNPMVLHLVDSGAIHLKQLAFRTAKAKPKMQGTGVGIEIGNGDMNMPSIVLSGGESSLNGAVSIKRFASWWKRSSQRCRVDFNITTNSLQVNDFTKVENRVKIDNLRMRGYIFARLQDLRSLETIPYTKLQIQNCEFDLRQWEQKLESVRADFRVSGRGVVFREVSGVFGQQRFFIKGGMENYEALLKNTKEPAQVTVFYKSPKLNVTKLINNISDSKLSKLSPSLKNKLDIRHLNVQVAELAYEQIELNDFFAKGSFQSLQNLVIDSSYAKAGDGYMQLKGNYSLADSILNTEMEAKGVEVSKFFQVFKKMGKGLVLEKNVKGKGDFSIIAKAKVAEPSSIDFQQTSANVKAVVVNGEINQYLPLRVLGDYFENSKIKTLRFDSLYNEIEVKSDSLIMRSLQLKTANGDVFVSGNQVSKRELDYKVTIDARILDKIPYELASELPQEYRSLLVRRSKNDPFNYFKKDSRAMLSIRLLGTPQLYEVSFMPDFNLPESEISLTKGQIVQGDSLKRVSMNR encoded by the coding sequence TTGAAAGAAGACTTCAGTTTAAAGCGGATTTTGCTGTATGTTTTTTTGGTTTCCACGGTAATGGGAGTAGCACTTTTCTCTTTTGCCTACAAATACAAAAACCAGATAGCAGGAAAAATCATTGAAGAGTTTGGGGAAAATACGGGCTTGGCTATCAAGCTTGGGAGGTCTTCTATATCCGTTTTCAAAACGTATCCTAACGTTACGCTGGAGCTAAGCAATATTTTGGTAAAAAGCCGCACCCATGGCGATACGCTTGCCAATCTTGATAAAATCATCCTTTCTTTCGATTACGAAGACATAAAAGCGGGCAACTATGATGTGAAATATGTATTGGTTGATGGAGGGTATGCGCGCCTGCTAAGGAGAGATGATGGCACGGCCAACTATAGGGTAAATGTGAGAAAAAACTTAAAAGATACGACCAGCCTCAACCTCAACCTACAAGAGATTTCGATCAAGAATACGGCTGTTGTTTATACCAACAAATTGAACAATACGAATTATGAGGGCTTGGCTAGGGATATTCGAATGAAGCTTGGCTACAACAAAGAAATAATGAGCCTTGATATTGATGGAAATGTGTTTTTGCACGAGGCTACGTTGGACAGCAATACGTTTTTGAGGGATAAATCGGTTACGCTCAATGGAAAGCTCACCTACGATATTTTATTGAACGAGTTGGCAATCAACCCTTCGCAAGTGAAGTTGGAAGGGACGAGCATGGAAATGGAGGGCTTTTTGGATTTTGCCAATGATAAAAACCTTGACCTAGATATCAGGAGCGAGGAAACCGTGTTCAAAAACTTGCTTGCTCTTGCACCTTCTGATAATAGCAGCCAATTGGGTAATTATAGTGCAAAAGGGATGGTATTTGTGAATGCTAAGCTAAAAGGCAAAATTTCCAAAGGGAAAAATCCTAATGTGACTATTGATTTTGGCTGCGTAAATACCACCATCCGCAGGATAGACAAAAATGTGTCTATGGACTCGTTGAACCTGATCGGCCATTATAGCAATGGCTCGGAGCAGAGTTTGGCTACTTCAGAATTGACCATAACAGGGATGAATTTCAGGATGGGCAATCAGTTGGTCGATGGTTTTTTTAAAATGAAAAATTTTGATGAGCCTTCTTTTGAAACCAAGCTTAAAGGTGAGGTGGATGTGGAACGCCTGCTTTCGTTTGCCGCCCCAGCCAAGATACACAGGGCAAGCGGTTCGGTTGTATTAGATGTAGACATCAGGGGGGAAATTCGAGATATAGCCAAAGCTAAAGATCAAAAAAATGGATTTTATGCCAAAGGGTTTATACGCTTCAAAGGTGTTGATTTGGGTCTAAAATCATATAAACCAGTATTGGAAAACCTGAGGGGCACAACTTATTTCAAAAATGATTGGGTCAATTTTTCCTCGCTTAAAGCTAAAGTAGGCGAGAGTGAGTTGGTTTTTTCTGGAAAATTAAAACAAAAAAACAGAGGTGGTTTGTTTAGTGGGAATTCCACTTTTGAAGGTCGTTTGGTATCCAAAGAGTTACATGTTTCTGAGCTAATGGGCACGGATGGCGAAATGGCGAAAAAAGCACTTTGGGATGTTGATTGTGATTTTAAGTGGGATATTTTCCCAACTAACCCGATGGTTCTTCATTTGGTTGATTCTGGAGCTATTCACCTTAAGCAACTTGCTTTTAGAACTGCTAAGGCAAAGCCTAAAATGCAAGGAACAGGGGTAGGTATAGAGATAGGAAATGGAGATATGAACATGCCATCTATCGTGCTGAGTGGCGGGGAAAGCAGCCTGAACGGAGCTGTTTCCATAAAGCGATTTGCAAGCTGGTGGAAAAGGAGTTCTCAGCGGTGTAGGGTCGATTTTAATATCACTACGAATAGCCTCCAAGTAAATGACTTTACCAAGGTTGAAAACAGGGTTAAGATCGATAACCTCCGAATGAGAGGCTATATTTTTGCCCGCTTGCAGGATCTTCGCTCACTTGAAACGATCCCTTATACTAAGCTCCAAATCCAGAACTGTGAGTTTGATTTGAGGCAATGGGAGCAAAAACTAGAATCGGTGAGGGCTGATTTTCGTGTATCAGGTAGAGGAGTTGTTTTTAGGGAGGTTTCTGGTGTATTTGGACAGCAGCGTTTTTTCATAAAAGGAGGAATGGAAAATTATGAAGCGCTCTTGAAGAATACCAAAGAGCCGGCGCAAGTGACTGTTTTTTATAAAAGCCCAAAACTGAATGTAACGAAGCTTATCAATAATATCAGTGATAGTAAATTGTCCAAATTATCTCCTTCTCTGAAGAACAAATTGGATATTCGCCACTTGAATGTGCAGGTGGCTGAGTTGGCCTATGAACAGATAGAACTAAATGATTTTTTTGCAAAAGGAAGTTTTCAATCTCTTCAAAATCTTGTGATAGATTCATCTTATGCAAAGGCTGGAGATGGTTATATGCAACTCAAGGGGAATTATTCCTTGGCTGATAGCATACTCAATACGGAGATGGAAGCCAAAGGGGTGGAGGTAAGCAAGTTTTTTCAAGTATTCAAAAAGATGGGAAAAGGATTGGTGTTAGAAAAGAATGTCAAGGGAAAAGGTGACTTTTCCATCATAGCAAAGGCAAAGGTTGCTGAACCTTCTTCCATCGATTTTCAACAAACTTCGGCAAATGTAAAAGCGGTTGTGGTAAATGGGGAAATCAATCAGTATTTGCCACTGAGAGTACTGGGAGATTACTTTGAAAACTCAAAGATCAAAACGTTGCGTTTCGATTCACTTTACAATGAGATTGAAGTGAAAAGTGATTCATTGATCATGCGCTCTTTGCAACTAAAAACTGCTAACGGGGATGTGTTTGTATCCGGAAATCAAGTGAGCAAAAGAGAGTTGGATTATAAGGTGACGATTGATGCTCGTATTTTAGATAAAATACCTTATGAATTGGCATCGGAACTGCCTCAGGAATACCGAAGCCTATTGGTGAGACGATCTAAAAACGACCCTTTCAACTATTTCAAGAAAGATTCAAGAGCCATGTTGTCTATACGATTGCTAGGTACGCCTCAGCTATACGAAGTGTCTTTTATGCCAGATTTTAACCTACCCGAAAGTGAGATATCCCTCACAAAAGGACAAATTGTGCAAGGCGATTCCCTAAAACGAGTTTCCATGAATCGCTAG
- a CDS encoding GNAT family N-acetyltransferase: MSRKTTFALAKKNNIPELLEMMEEFYAIDSYPFDPDKASRLIEELIATPALGRLWLTFQGEELVGYIVLAFGFSFEYAGRDAMIDEFFIKEPARGKGLGKATLEYVELQAKAVGIILSTWK; the protein is encoded by the coding sequence ATGAGCAGAAAAACTACTTTTGCCCTAGCTAAAAAAAACAACATTCCTGAGTTGCTGGAAATGATGGAGGAATTTTATGCCATAGACTCCTACCCTTTTGATCCAGACAAGGCAAGCCGACTCATAGAAGAGCTCATAGCCACACCTGCTTTAGGCCGGCTGTGGCTTACCTTCCAAGGAGAGGAGCTTGTGGGTTATATCGTGCTTGCCTTTGGCTTCAGTTTTGAATATGCCGGAAGAGATGCGATGATCGATGAATTTTTTATAAAAGAACCTGCCAGGGGAAAAGGGCTGGGAAAAGCAACATTGGAATACGTTGAGTTACAAGCAAAAGCAGTTGGCATAATACTATCCACTTGGAAGTAG
- the msrB gene encoding peptide-methionine (R)-S-oxide reductase MsrB → MLNWNDIIRFAQKGNPTPTRRVEKTEEEWQKELSPEEFEVTRLKGTERAFSSEMCSKFDPGIYKCTCCGTLLFDASEKFESGSGWPSFTQPLEENAVAYHIDNSYGMKRVEAICNTCDAHLGHIFPDGPAPSGLRYCINAVSLKKSEK, encoded by the coding sequence ATGCTAAACTGGAATGATATAATCCGCTTTGCCCAAAAAGGCAATCCTACGCCAACACGCAGAGTAGAAAAAACTGAAGAGGAATGGCAAAAGGAGCTTAGCCCAGAAGAATTTGAAGTAACAAGATTAAAAGGAACTGAACGGGCTTTTAGCTCGGAAATGTGTAGCAAGTTCGATCCGGGAATTTACAAATGCACTTGCTGCGGCACCTTGCTCTTCGATGCCTCAGAGAAGTTTGAAAGCGGCTCGGGCTGGCCCTCGTTCACGCAGCCTCTCGAAGAAAATGCTGTGGCTTACCACATAGATAATTCCTACGGAATGAAGCGGGTAGAAGCTATTTGTAATACCTGCGATGCCCATTTAGGACACATATTTCCCGATGGACCAGCGCCAAGCGGGCTCCGATATTGTATCAATGCTGTTTCCCTCAAAAAGTCGGAAAAGTAA
- a CDS encoding SDR family oxidoreductase, protein MVVITGGTKGIGLALIHKFAAKGHDIATCARNKEDLENLKKELVKQYGIEVFIQSTDVSVREDLATFVDFVKRIEKPIDVLINNAGMFIPGAIHDEAEGSLEKMIETNLYSAYHVTRGLIGEMITKKAGHIINICSIASFEAYPNGGSYAISKHAMWGFSKSLREEMKPHGVRVTSVLPGATYTASWEGVDLPPERFIKPEDVAEIVYTSHKVSAQTVTEDIIIRPQLGDI, encoded by the coding sequence ATGGTAGTAATTACAGGAGGAACAAAAGGGATAGGGCTAGCACTCATCCATAAATTTGCCGCAAAAGGACATGATATAGCTACATGTGCTAGAAATAAGGAAGATCTAGAAAACTTAAAAAAAGAGCTGGTAAAGCAGTATGGTATAGAAGTATTCATTCAATCAACAGATGTTTCGGTGAGGGAAGACCTTGCTACTTTTGTCGATTTTGTAAAGCGGATAGAAAAACCTATCGATGTGTTGATCAATAATGCAGGGATGTTTATTCCTGGAGCTATCCACGATGAAGCAGAAGGCTCTTTGGAGAAAATGATCGAGACGAATTTGTATAGCGCCTACCACGTTACCCGGGGGCTGATTGGGGAAATGATCACCAAAAAAGCTGGACATATTATCAATATTTGCTCTATCGCAAGCTTTGAGGCTTATCCAAATGGTGGTTCATATGCCATTTCCAAACATGCAATGTGGGGTTTTTCCAAATCGCTGAGAGAAGAGATGAAACCTCATGGGGTGAGGGTGACAAGTGTGTTGCCAGGGGCTACATATACTGCAAGTTGGGAAGGGGTTGATTTACCTCCCGAAAGGTTTATCAAGCCTGAAGATGTCGCCGAAATAGTTTATACTTCCCATAAAGTGTCAGCCCAAACGGTAACGGAGGATATCATCATTCGCCCACAGCTGGGAGATATATAA
- a CDS encoding DUF4251 domain-containing protein, giving the protein MKKLILSLLVLFQLSAVAVFAQENKEEKKLTKKEKKELKMRERLEQKEVLLAIINEGRFVIETHTVYDRYGQSYNMNPNINFVAIDKDKSTIQLAFNHLVGWNGVGGITLDGTVTKLEINEGKNNKAIQVQMRVSNRGTGWADINISVSNDGYARAYIRGDFGERITFSGQLVSLEESSVYKGMPLF; this is encoded by the coding sequence ATGAAAAAGCTGATTTTAAGTTTATTAGTGTTGTTCCAATTAAGTGCAGTTGCCGTTTTTGCACAAGAAAACAAAGAAGAAAAAAAGCTGACTAAAAAAGAGAAGAAGGAACTGAAGATGAGGGAGCGTTTAGAGCAGAAAGAAGTGCTTTTAGCTATTATAAATGAGGGGCGTTTTGTGATTGAGACACACACGGTATATGATCGATATGGCCAGAGTTATAATATGAACCCTAATATCAACTTTGTAGCCATTGATAAAGACAAGTCGACTATCCAACTTGCATTTAACCACTTGGTAGGTTGGAATGGAGTAGGGGGGATCACCCTCGATGGCACAGTTACCAAATTAGAAATTAATGAAGGCAAAAATAATAAAGCTATTCAGGTACAGATGAGAGTAAGCAATCGAGGTACAGGTTGGGCAGATATCAATATTTCCGTAAGTAATGACGGATATGCCAGGGCATATATAAGAGGCGATTTCGGTGAGAGAATCACTTTCTCAGGGCAGTTGGTTTCCCTGGAAGAATCTTCAGTTTATAAAGGTATGCCTTTGTTCTAG
- a CDS encoding glycosyltransferase family 2 protein — protein MTDTSRIFVIIPAYNEEQSIAHVLNEIPKELVEEIIVVNNASTDSTAKVAKEAGATVLDEPTPGYGNACLKGIAYAKEKLPADASSIIVFMDGDHSDYPEQLPLLVDPIKHDGAEMVIGSRPLGQRESGSMTPQQIFGNWLATSLLKLFYGVTFTDLGPFRAIRFDKLLEIGMKDKTYGWTVEMQVKAAKKKLVCREVAVNYRKRIGVSKVSGTVKGTIMAGYKILFTIFRYL, from the coding sequence ATGACCGATACGAGTAGAATTTTTGTCATTATACCTGCATACAACGAGGAACAATCGATAGCCCATGTACTCAATGAAATCCCAAAAGAACTAGTGGAAGAAATAATAGTGGTCAATAATGCCTCTACCGACTCTACCGCCAAAGTTGCTAAGGAAGCTGGAGCTACGGTTTTGGACGAACCTACCCCCGGTTATGGGAATGCCTGCCTCAAAGGAATTGCTTATGCCAAAGAAAAACTACCAGCCGATGCTTCGTCCATCATCGTATTTATGGATGGCGACCACTCCGATTATCCCGAACAACTCCCGCTTTTGGTAGACCCAATAAAACATGATGGAGCTGAAATGGTGATAGGCTCACGGCCACTTGGACAAAGAGAAAGTGGTTCGATGACTCCCCAGCAGATATTTGGGAATTGGCTAGCCACTTCTTTATTAAAACTGTTTTATGGAGTAACTTTTACCGACCTTGGTCCCTTCAGAGCTATCCGCTTCGATAAATTATTGGAAATAGGAATGAAAGACAAAACCTATGGCTGGACAGTAGAAATGCAGGTAAAGGCAGCCAAAAAGAAACTAGTTTGCAGGGAAGTAGCTGTAAATTATAGAAAAAGAATTGGTGTTTCAAAAGTTTCAGGCACGGTAAAAGGTACTATTATGGCCGGTTACAAAATACTTTTTACCATCTTCCGATATTTGTAA
- a CDS encoding Lacal_2735 family protein, with the protein MLGLFKKKSKKEKLQQKYNKLLDESYKLSHTDRKASDLKRAEAEAVYAEMEKSS; encoded by the coding sequence ATGTTAGGATTATTTAAAAAGAAATCGAAAAAAGAAAAATTACAACAAAAATATAACAAGCTACTAGACGAAAGCTATAAACTTTCGCACACCGACAGAAAAGCGAGCGACCTGAAAAGAGCCGAGGCAGAAGCAGTATATGCAGAAATGGAAAAAAGCTCTTAG
- a CDS encoding Lacal_2735 family protein codes for MLALFKKQSRKEKLQKKYQKLLEEAEKLAATNQNASVLKSLEAKAILHELEACED; via the coding sequence ATGCTGGCTCTATTCAAAAAACAATCGAGGAAAGAAAAGCTTCAAAAAAAGTATCAAAAATTACTTGAAGAAGCAGAGAAGTTAGCCGCCACTAATCAAAACGCAAGTGTTTTGAAATCATTAGAAGCGAAAGCCATTCTCCACGAGCTAGAAGCTTGTGAAGACTAA
- a CDS encoding ABC transporter permease has product MKRLIEIEWLKLKNYKVFWILTILYAVVLTAVCSGGMLFLQYLANQGAEIRGIDPTILPLYDFPDVWQNITYIATFLKIIPAFIIIISITNEYSYKTLRQNIIDGMSKQDFILSKLLLIGIFAFLNTILLLVIGSTTGLIYSHVQGIDLMLEHTEFLLAYFLDLLTFFSFALLVGLLLRKAGFAIILLGIYSLFVEPFLTIYLNFKFPDYSFYEFFPIRAINNLIRVPFPRYIFREIQDYVSFIDVFVVLAFLLFFISASYFFLKKKDVG; this is encoded by the coding sequence ATGAAGAGACTGATTGAAATAGAATGGCTAAAGCTCAAGAACTATAAAGTATTTTGGATATTAACCATCCTCTATGCAGTGGTACTCACCGCCGTTTGCTCAGGCGGCATGCTATTTTTACAATACCTTGCCAACCAAGGCGCTGAAATTAGAGGAATAGACCCGACTATTTTGCCACTCTACGACTTTCCAGATGTTTGGCAAAACATTACCTACATTGCCACCTTTCTCAAAATCATTCCTGCTTTTATTATTATAATTTCCATCACCAACGAGTACAGCTACAAAACTCTTAGGCAAAATATTATTGACGGGATGAGTAAACAAGACTTTATTTTGTCAAAGCTTTTGTTGATTGGAATATTTGCCTTTCTCAACACAATCTTGTTACTTGTTATTGGATCTACTACCGGATTGATATATTCTCATGTACAAGGTATAGATTTAATGTTAGAACATACCGAATTCCTTCTAGCTTATTTTTTAGACCTACTCACTTTTTTTAGTTTTGCACTGCTTGTGGGTTTATTATTGCGCAAAGCGGGCTTCGCTATTATATTGTTAGGAATTTATTCCCTTTTTGTAGAACCTTTCCTCACTATTTACCTCAACTTCAAATTTCCAGATTATAGCTTTTATGAGTTTTTTCCTATCAGAGCTATCAACAACCTTATCCGAGTCCCATTCCCACGATACATATTTAGGGAAATACAAGATTACGTGTCGTTTATAGATGTATTTGTGGTTTTGGCCTTCCTTTTGTTCTTTATTTCCGCCTCATACTTCTTTTTAAAGAAAAAGGATGTGGGGTAA
- a CDS encoding ABC transporter ATP-binding protein has translation MENILTIKGLHKHYGKVRAVDNLSLEIEKGQIFGILGPNGSGKSTTLGIALDVVAKKEGEVRWFGQPPSKHSRKRIGAILESPSFYHYLSAYDNLKVVAKIKGAKVENIDKVLETVGLSSRKNDPFKTYSLGMKQRLSIGSALLSDPEVLILDEPTNGLDPQGIAEIRTLIRDIGKQGKTIILASHLLDEVQRVCTHFAVLKSGKKMYNGSVAEALKDIPKVAVKAADQALLKSTLLSSQKFDKLEENEESLLVTLEQESDIESLHKYLIEKGIVLTHLAQQTKSLEKQFLEILGANSDSVN, from the coding sequence TTGGAAAACATACTAACTATCAAAGGTTTACACAAGCATTACGGCAAGGTAAGAGCCGTAGATAACCTCTCGCTAGAAATAGAAAAAGGACAGATTTTTGGAATTTTAGGTCCCAATGGAAGTGGGAAAAGCACCACTTTAGGCATAGCGCTCGATGTGGTGGCAAAAAAAGAGGGCGAAGTACGTTGGTTTGGGCAACCTCCTTCAAAGCATTCCCGAAAACGGATTGGGGCGATATTAGAAAGCCCTTCTTTTTACCATTACCTCTCCGCTTACGACAATCTCAAAGTGGTTGCTAAGATTAAAGGGGCAAAGGTGGAAAACATAGATAAAGTTTTGGAAACAGTTGGGCTTTCCAGTAGGAAAAATGATCCTTTCAAAACTTATTCTTTGGGAATGAAGCAGCGCTTGTCCATTGGCTCTGCCCTCCTCTCCGACCCCGAAGTTTTAATTTTAGACGAACCCACCAACGGGCTTGATCCCCAAGGCATTGCCGAAATACGGACATTGATCCGGGATATTGGAAAACAAGGAAAAACCATCATACTGGCTAGTCACTTACTCGATGAAGTCCAACGGGTCTGCACTCACTTTGCCGTGCTCAAATCGGGCAAAAAAATGTATAACGGAAGCGTAGCAGAAGCCCTGAAAGACATCCCTAAGGTTGCTGTAAAAGCCGCTGACCAAGCATTATTAAAAAGCACCTTGCTCTCTTCGCAAAAGTTCGATAAGCTTGAGGAAAACGAAGAATCTCTTTTGGTAACTCTAGAGCAAGAAAGCGATATAGAAAGTCTCCACAAATATTTGATAGAAAAAGGCATTGTACTCACGCACTTGGCACAACAAACCAAAAGTTTAGAAAAGCAATTCTTGGAAATCCTAGGCGCAAATTCCGATTCTGTCAATTAA
- a CDS encoding DUF4252 domain-containing protein yields MALAKPFKILILLLCTTHYLMGQSHVITEFKEANEPSSSFFFYPSTLRMLNLDRDPNFDDMVRDVKKARWMLFDTAIVKEPVVACIKLEQKIAKNGYEKLMEMREKDGRYFVYVLENNGKNISTIALFTRDQELGILEVIGKINLTAIRKLATSGFEIDKITGLIEGTDFRLARKRKQAQTND; encoded by the coding sequence ATGGCTCTGGCAAAACCCTTCAAAATACTTATTCTATTGCTTTGCACTACTCATTATTTGATGGGGCAGAGCCATGTTATTACTGAGTTCAAAGAAGCCAACGAGCCCAGCTCTAGCTTCTTTTTTTATCCTAGCACACTCCGCATGCTCAACCTCGACAGGGACCCTAATTTCGATGACATGGTGAGAGATGTGAAAAAAGCGCGGTGGATGCTGTTTGATACGGCAATTGTAAAAGAACCTGTGGTTGCCTGTATAAAATTGGAGCAAAAAATAGCGAAAAATGGGTATGAGAAGCTTATGGAGATGCGAGAAAAAGACGGGAGATATTTCGTTTATGTACTGGAAAACAATGGCAAGAACATAAGCACAATTGCCCTTTTTACCCGAGACCAAGAACTTGGTATATTGGAAGTAATAGGCAAGATCAACCTCACCGCTATCCGCAAGCTAGCTACCAGCGGCTTTGAAATAGATAAAATAACGGGATTGATAGAAGGGACGGACTTTAGGCTGGCTAGAAAAAGGAAACAAGCACAAACTAACGACTGA
- a CDS encoding DUF4252 domain-containing protein — MKKSAILLIMLCFWGVKAYSQSDAISTMFSKYEDDENFTKVSVTSKMFSLFTELEPEDEDDKALLEAISKIKGLKVLAADSIPNGKALYKEASAKVKKGNFEELMSVRDGGEDMLFMINEKDGVISELLMLVGGEKNFFILSLFGEIDLKEISKLSRVMKIKGMEKLGNMNKN, encoded by the coding sequence ATGAAAAAATCAGCTATTTTACTTATAATGTTATGTTTTTGGGGAGTAAAAGCATACTCTCAAAGTGATGCAATCTCAACCATGTTCTCCAAATACGAGGACGACGAGAACTTTACCAAAGTATCGGTCACCAGCAAAATGTTCAGCCTCTTTACTGAGCTTGAACCTGAAGACGAAGACGATAAGGCTCTTTTAGAGGCCATTAGCAAAATAAAAGGTTTGAAAGTACTTGCCGCCGATAGCATTCCCAACGGCAAAGCTCTCTACAAAGAAGCTTCTGCAAAAGTAAAGAAAGGCAATTTTGAAGAACTAATGTCGGTAAGGGATGGCGGTGAAGATATGCTTTTTATGATCAACGAAAAGGATGGGGTAATTTCAGAGCTTTTGATGCTAGTTGGTGGAGAGAAAAACTTCTTTATCTTGAGCCTGTTCGGTGAGATCGACCTCAAAGAGATTTCTAAGCTTTCCCGTGTGATGAAGATAAAAGGCATGGAGAAGCTCGGGAATATGAATAAAAACTAG